In Sulfuritortus calidifontis, the sequence CACCACTGCCTACCGCCGGATACCCGACGTAAGGTAATCTTCCGCTTTTGCACTTTTTCGCTGTCTTGCACTTATGGCCCAATATGTAATGAGCATGCTCCGCGTGAGCAAAGTCGTCCCCCCGAAACGACAGATCATCAAGGACATCTCGCTGTCCTTCTTCCCCGGCGCCAAGATCGGCCTGCTCGGCCTCAACGGCTCGGGCAAGTCCACCGTCCTGCGCATCATGGCCGGTGTCGACAAGGACTACGAGGGCGAGGTGCAGCACCTGCCCAATGTCTCCATCGGCTACCTGCCGCAGGAGCCGCAACTCGACCCGGCCAAGACCGTGCGCGAAGAGGTCGAAGCCGGCATGGGCGAAGTGATGCAGGCCCAACAACAATTGGAGGCGATCTACGCCGCCTATGCCGAGCCGGACGCCGACTTCGACAAGCTGGCCGAGGAGCAGGCCCGGCTGGAGGCGATCATCGCCGCCGCCGGCAACGACACCGAGACCCAGCTGGAGATCGCCGCCGACGCCCTGCGCCTGCCGCCCTGGGACGCCAAGATCGAGCACCTCTCCGGCGGCGAGAAGCGCCGGGTGGCGCTGTGCAAACTGCTCTTGTCCAAGCCGGACATGCTGCTCTTGGACGAGCCGACCAACCACCTCGACGCCGAATCGGTCGAGTGGCTGGAGCAGTTCCTCACCCGCTTCCCGGGCACCGTGGTCGCCGTCACCCACGACCGCTACTTCCTCGACAACGCCGCCGAGTGGATTCTGGAGCTGGACCGCGGCCACGGCATCCCCTGGAAGGGCAACTACTCCTCCTGGCTGGAGCAGAAGGAGGCGCGCCTGGAGCAGGAACAGAAGCAGATCGACGCCCACATGAAGGCGATGAAACAGGAACTGGAGTGGGTGCGGCAGAACCCCAAGGCGCGCCAGGCCAAATCCAAGGCGCGCCTAGCCCGGTTCGAGGAGCTCAATTCGGTCGAATACCAGAAGCGCAACGAGACCCAGGAGATCTTCATCCCGCCGGGCGAGCGCCTGGGCGACAAGGTCATCGAGTTTCACAATGTGTCCAAAGGCTACGGCGACCGCCTGCTCATCGACAATCTCTCGTTCCAGGTCCCGCCCGGCGCCATCGTCGGCATCATCGGCCCCAACGGCGCCGGCAAGTCCACCCTGTTTCGCATGATCCAGGGCTTGGAGAAGCCGGATGCCGGCGAGATCGTGATCGGCCCGACGGTGAAGCTCGCCTCGGTCGATCAGTCGCGCGAGGGTCTGGACGACAGCAAGACCGTGTTCGACGCCGTTGCCGAAGGCCGCGACATCCTGACCGTCGGCCGCTTCGAGATGCCGAGCCGGGCCTATCTGGGCCGCTTCAACTTCAAGGGCGCCGACCAGCAAAAGATCGTGGGCAAGCTCTCCGGCGGCGAGCGCGGCCGGCTGCACCTGGCCAAGACCCTGATCCAGGGCGGCAATGTGCTGCTGCTCGACGAGCCTTCGAACGACCTCGACGTGGAAACCCTGCGCGCGCTGGAAGATGCCCTGCTGGAGTTCGCCGGCTGCGTGCTGGTGATCTCGCACGACCGCTGGTTCCTCGATCGCATCGCCACCCACATCCTGGCCTGCGAAGGCGACTCGCACTGGGAGTTCTTCGCCGGCAACTATCAGGAATACGAGGCGGACAAGAAGAAGCGCCTGGGCGAGGAGGGCGCCAAACCCAAGCGCATCCGCTACAAGCCGATCAGCCGCTAAAGCTCCCCGCCGCTCAATAGTGCGGCGGAATCTCGTCGCGCGCTTCGCCGCGCTCGGGCGGGGTCAGATCCTGCAGCTGCTGGGCGAGCTGCAGCAACTGCCGCTGCAGGCGCTCGATCTGCTCCTGCTGGCGGAACACCGTGCGGTTGAGTTCCTCCAGCAAGTCCTCGGCATAGCTCAGCTTGATTTCCAGCTCGGTCATGCGCGCTTCCATGCTCGCTCCTGATTGCGTGATCGCGCCGACTTCAGTCATTCTGGGCCGGCGCGATTTCCTGGACCAACACCCAGGGGGCGACCACCACGGCCCAGAACACCGACTGCCGACCCTGCCAGACCACGGCATCCTCGGTCGCGGCGCGATCGATCCGGCCCGCCTCGAGCCAGGCCTCGATCGTCGGCTTGTCGTCCTGGGCGAAGCGCACCGCCACCTCGACCAGATCCATGCCCGGCGCCACCTTGACCACGGCGCCCCGGGCGAAATGACGTTCAAGCTCCCGCCAGTGGAGACGACCGGTCTCGCAGTTGAGTTTGGCGTGCAGGAGTGCTTCGGGATGGTCTTTCATGGGCGCGGCCGCCTGGCAGAGGTACGTACGTAATTTTACCTGTGTCCAAAGACATCACAGAAGCCGAATCCTCCGGCCGGCAGTCCGGCGCAACCCGGCATCGGCCGGCAATTCCCAATTAAGATAGCAGCCATCCATAGCCCATTTCCAAGCCATGCCGCTACCCCTGGAACGCGAAGCCATCCAGAACCTCACCGAAGAGCTGGAGGTAATCATCGCGGCCCATCTGGCCTGGTTCAAGCAGCTGAATCGCTCCCTGGTCTGCGCCTGCGACCCGCCGCCCGGCGACATGGCCCCCGATGCCCATCTGCGCTCGCCCTTCGGTCAGTGGTATTACACCCATGAGACCCACCCGCTGGTGGAATATCCCGCATTCCAGGAACTGGCCGAGGTACAGCAGGCCATGCACAATGCGGCCCGCCTGGCCCTGCTCGACATTATCCAGGGCGCGCGGCCCTTCCCCGAGACCTACGACAACTTCATCGACCTCAGCCTGCGGCTGAACACCAAGCTGCGCAAACTGCAGCTCGACATCATCGGCGAACTGCTGACCACCGACCCCTTGACCGGCTGCGCCACCCGCCGGGGCATGCTGGGCAAACTGCGCGAGGAACAGGAGCGTGCCATCCGCATCCAGCGCCCCTG encodes:
- the ettA gene encoding energy-dependent translational throttle protein EttA; protein product: MAQYVMSMLRVSKVVPPKRQIIKDISLSFFPGAKIGLLGLNGSGKSTVLRIMAGVDKDYEGEVQHLPNVSIGYLPQEPQLDPAKTVREEVEAGMGEVMQAQQQLEAIYAAYAEPDADFDKLAEEQARLEAIIAAAGNDTETQLEIAADALRLPPWDAKIEHLSGGEKRRVALCKLLLSKPDMLLLDEPTNHLDAESVEWLEQFLTRFPGTVVAVTHDRYFLDNAAEWILELDRGHGIPWKGNYSSWLEQKEARLEQEQKQIDAHMKAMKQELEWVRQNPKARQAKSKARLARFEELNSVEYQKRNETQEIFIPPGERLGDKVIEFHNVSKGYGDRLLIDNLSFQVPPGAIVGIIGPNGAGKSTLFRMIQGLEKPDAGEIVIGPTVKLASVDQSREGLDDSKTVFDAVAEGRDILTVGRFEMPSRAYLGRFNFKGADQQKIVGKLSGGERGRLHLAKTLIQGGNVLLLDEPSNDLDVETLRALEDALLEFAGCVLVISHDRWFLDRIATHILACEGDSHWEFFAGNYQEYEADKKKRLGEEGAKPKRIRYKPISR
- a CDS encoding SlyX family protein, producing the protein MEARMTELEIKLSYAEDLLEELNRTVFRQQEQIERLQRQLLQLAQQLQDLTPPERGEARDEIPPHY
- a CDS encoding DUF2288 domain-containing protein translates to MKDHPEALLHAKLNCETGRLHWRELERHFARGAVVKVAPGMDLVEVAVRFAQDDKPTIEAWLEAGRIDRAATEDAVVWQGRQSVFWAVVVAPWVLVQEIAPAQND
- a CDS encoding diguanylate cyclase, with amino-acid sequence MPLPLEREAIQNLTEELEVIIAAHLAWFKQLNRSLVCACDPPPGDMAPDAHLRSPFGQWYYTHETHPLVEYPAFQELAEVQQAMHNAARLALLDIIQGARPFPETYDNFIDLSLRLNTKLRKLQLDIIGELLTTDPLTGCATRRGMLGKLREEQERAIRIQRPCCICLMDFDRFKRINDELGHPAGDAVLRQGMKFTLGLLRKYDSIYRYGGEEFLICLPGTPLKDAVVVIERIRNGLAHLPVELPSGETLRISASFGLAEMHTRRPVEEAIANADMALIRAKENGRNRIEIWQPE